The DNA sequence GAGATTAAACATACCTTCAGGAACATCAATTAGATTTGAACCAGGAGAAAGAAAAGAAGTCGATTTAGTTGAATTAGGTGGAAACAAAAAAGCATTTGGATTTAATGGATTAACAGAAGGACAAGTCAATGATGATAATCTAAAAAAAGCCTTAGAATTCGAAAGTTTTAAATATTTCTTATAATTAATTTAAACAAGGAGGAGAAATAAATGTCTTATAAAATGTCTGGTAAAAAATATGCAAGTATGTTTGGGCCTACAACTGGAGATAAAATCAGACTTGCTGATACAGATTTAATTATAGAAGTTGAGAAAGACTATACTGTTTATGGAGATGAAATAAAGTTTGGTGGAGGAAAAACCTTAAGAGATGGTATGGGCCAATGTGTTCATATTAATAGTGAAGAAGGGGCACTAGATTTAGTTATAACAAATGCACTTATAGTTGATAGTACAGGAATATTTAAAGCTGATATAGGAATAAAAAATGGGAATATAGTTGGAATAGGAAAATCAGGAAATCCAGATATTATGGATGGTGTAAATGAAAATATGATAGTTGGTGCATCTACAGAAGCAATTTCAGCAGAAGGACTTATAGTTACTGCTGGTGGAATTGATACACATATTCATTTCATATCACCACAACAAGTAAATACTGCACTATGTAGTGGTATAACCACAATGATAGGAGGAGGAACTGGTCCAGCTGATGGAAGTAATGCAACTACCTGCACTCCAGGTCCTTGGAATATAGAAAAAATGCTTAAAGCATCTGAAGAATATCCTATGAATATAGGTTTATTTGGAAAGGGAAACTGTTCAAGCGAAGAACCTTTAATAGAACAAATCAAATCAGGAATAATAGGTCTTAAAATACATGAAGACTGGGGAGCCACTCCAAAAGTAATAGATACATGTCTCACAGTTGCTGATAAATATGATATTCAAGTCGCTATACATACAGATACCCTTAATGAAGGGGGATGTATAGAGGACACAATGAATGCAATAGCCGGAAGAACTATACACACGTTCCATACAGAAGGTGCGGGTGGTGGACATTCACCGGATATAATAAAAGCAGCATCATATGGCAACATATTGCCAGCCTCAACAAATCCAACTATGCCTTATACATTAAATACAATAGATGAACATTTAGATATGCTAATGGTATGCCATCATTTAGACAAAAAAATAGAAGAAGATGTAGCATTTGCAGATTCAAGAATACGTCCAGAAACAATAGCAGCAGAGGATATACTACAAGATTTAGGAGTATTCAGTATTATGAGTTCTGATTCTCAAGCAATGGGCAGAGTTGGTGAAGTCATAACTCGTACTTGGCAATCTGCACATAAAATGAAGAATCAACGTGGACATTTATCTGAAGATAATAAGGAAAATGATAATTATAGAGTTAAAAGATATATAGCCAAATATACTATAAATCCAGCTATTGCCCATGGTATATCAAATTATGTAGGATCAGTTGAAGAAGGTAAATTTGCAGATTTAGTTATTTGGAATCCTGCTTTCTTTGGAATTAAGCCAGATATAATACTTAAAGGTGGAATGATAATTGAAGCTAAAATGGGTGATCCTGGCGCTTCTATACCAACACCAGAGCCAATTATGTATAGATCTATGTTTGGAGCTCATGGAAGTGCAAAATACGATACATGCATTACCTTTGTATCAAAGGATGCATATGAAAATGGCGTTAAAGAGAAATTAAATCTACAAAAGAAAATTTTACCGGTTGAAAATTGTAGAAATATAGGTAAAAAGGATATGGTATTAAATAATGCTACACCAGAGATTACGGTTGATCCTGAAAGTTATACTGTTAAAGCAGATGGTATACTTTTAACATGCGAACCAGCAGAAAAACTACCTTTAGCACAGTTATATAACTTATTTTAAAAAGTAAAACTAATAGGTCTATCTATGATTTAATTTTTAAAAAAATTTATATACAGGAAGGTGGATGTATATGCTAGGGGTTTGTTTATTGTATGTAGGTATGGTACTTATAAATAACGGGATAACAAGACTTTATAAGATAGATGGAAAGTCTTCTTCTATAATGAATATATTTACAGGTCTTCTATCAATAGTGATAAATATTATTTCACTCGTAAAAGGAGATTACTATTCAGCAGGAACAGGACTATTATTTGGATTTACATATTTATTTGTTGCAATAAATGGAATTTATAAATTAGACCAAAGACCTTTTGGCTGGTATAGCTTATTTGTTGCAATAAATACAGTTCCATTTGCAATTGTTGATTATAATAATGGAGACTGGAAGATGACTACAATATGGCTACTATGGGGAATTCTATGGTTTACAGGATTTTTAGAAAATGTCTGTAAGAAGAATCTAGAAAAATATGTACCTTACTTATCTATATTTGAGGGTATATTTACAGGTTGGATTCCAGGATTATTAATGATTTTAAATATATGGAATTAAGAATTTTTGATTTAATATAAGGTTTTATATAAAAAGGAGGAAAATTAGATATGTTAGTAGAAAAAGTGATAGGGAAAATAAGTGATACAAAGTTTACAGGTAAAAAAGTAGATTATATTGATATAGAGTGGCATGAAGCCTTTAAAAAGTTACATAAAAAAATTAGCAGAAATGGTTTAGAAGTAGGTATTAAATTAGACAATGATATATTAACTAGAGGCCTTAGACAAGGAGATATATTAGGAATAAATGAGGATACTATAATCGCAGTAAACATACCTCATACAAAATCTTTAGTAATCAATGTAGATAATCCTACCTTAATACCTAAGGTGTGTTATGAAATTGGAAATAAACATGCTACTTTATTTAGAGGAGAAACTGATAATCAATTTATAACAATATTTGATGAGCCTATGAAAATTATGCTAGAAAAGTTAGGAGTATCAGTTGAAGAAAAAGAAGTGAAATTTGATTTTGAAAAAAGTATTTCATCATCTATTAACAACCATCACCATTAAGGTTTAATCTTTGAGGTGAATAAATATGAATAAGACTATAGATAAGAATATATTTCTTTTATTACAAATTAATGATGCTTTATTTCCAATAGGTGCTTATAGTCACTCTTATGGATTAGAAACTTATATACAAAAAAATATAGTAAAAGACATAGATACAGTTTTTAAATATCTTAGATGTAACTTAAAAACTAATATTCTATATACTGAGCTTTTATCTATATCCTTAGCTTATGATTATGCTGAGGATAATAAATCAAATGAAATAATTAGACTTGAAGAAATAATAAATGCTAGCAAAATACCTAGCGAAATAAGATTAGCATCCCAGAAGCTAGGATCTAGATTTATTAAAACCGTAGAAGCAATAGAAATAAATACTAAGAGTCAAATATTTAACAATTATATAAAAGCCAGCAAAGAAATACAACCAACTCATGCGGTGGCATATGGAGTATTTTGTTCAGCAGTAGGAATAGAAAAGATGAAGGCTATAGAAGGATTTTTATATTCATATACATCATCGACTATTACTACTTGTGTAAAATCTATTCCACTTAGCCAAACACATGGTCAAAGATTATTATACAAAAGTTATGAAATATTTGAAGAGATACTTAGTATACTACCAAGTCTTACATTAAAAGACTTATGTATATCAACACCAGGTTTTGATATTAGGTGTATGCAACATGAAACACTTTATTCAAGATTATACATGTCATAATAGGGAGGATATTTAATATGTCATATGTAAAAATAGGAGTAGCAGGTCCAGTAGGTTCAGGGAAAACTGCATTAATAGAATGTTTGATAAGACTTATGAGTAAGGAATACAGTATAGGCGTTATAACTAACGATATATATACAAAGGAAGATGCTGAGTTTTTATCAAAAAATAGTATACTTCCAAGAGAGAGAATAATAGGGGTTGAGACTGGAGGATGTCCCCATACAGCAATTCGTGAAGATGCATCTATGAACTTGGAAGCTGTAGATGAATTATCTGAAAAATTTCCAGATTTAGATATTATATTTATTGAAAGTGGTGGAGATAATTTATCAGCTACATTTAGTCCAGAGTTATCAGATGCAACTATTTTTGTAATAGATGTTGCAGAAGGAGATAAAATACCTAGAAAAGGTGGACCCGGCATTACTCGCTCCGACTTATTAGTAATAAATAAAATTGACCTAGCTCCATACGTTGGAGCTGATTTATCAGTTATGGATAGGGATTCGAGAAAAATGAGAAAAGAGAAACCTTTTATGTTTACAAATATAAGAGGTTTAGAAGGTGTTGATAAAATAGTAGACTGGATAAAAAGTAATGTTTTACTTGAGGGACTAAAGTAGTATGAACTGTATAAGCAATAAGTATATAAAAACTTCAAAAGTAAACATAACGACATTAAATAAGTATGGGAAAACTATACTTGATGATATTTACTTTACTGCACCATTTAAAGTATCACAACCCTTTTACAAAGAGGATAATTCTATAAAAGTTATTATTATGTCTTCATCAGCTGGTATTATGGCAGGGGACATACAGGAATATAATATAACTGTAGAGGATAACACAAATATAGAAGTTACATCTCAGTCTTATGAAAAAATTCATAAAATGGAAGAAGGAGATGCACATAGAAAATGTAATATTATTGTTGGAAGTAATAGTTTGTTAAAGTATAAACCTCTTCCAACGATTCCTTTTAAGGACTCTGCTTTTAATAGTAATATGAGCATAACCTTAAAAGATAAGTCATCAAGACTTATACTTATAGATATTATAAGTTGTGGAAGAGTTGCTTTTGGTGAAAGCTTTGAATATAAATATTATAAATCCTACACTGAGGTAAAATGCTGTGATAAATTAGTTTATATTGATAATACTTTTTATGATTCTTCTATTATAGATTTAAGTAATTTCGGTATGTTTGAAGGATATAGCCATTTAGCAAATATGTTAATATGTAACTTTGGTGATCCTATTGAAAAATTAGATTTAGTAAGAGTCATTATAGAAAATAATGAAGATATAAATGGAGGTGCTACCTTAACTCAAAGTAAGGATATAAGTATAAAAGTTTTTGGATATAGTGCACAGAAGCTTATAAGTGTAAGTGAAGAGATAAGTGAAATTTTTGAAAATATATACTAAATCTGATATACCAAATAAATAAAGTTTATTTTATTCTAAAATAGCAACTAGCATCTAGCAATTAAAAATACATTCTAAATGTATAAACCACTACGCTAGGAAACAGTAAGTTAAAATAAGAATCATAAAAATACCGAAATTATAAGATTTAAAGCGATATATTATAAATTATTATTAAAGCTATGGATCCACAATTGTGATTCCATAGCTTTAATAATTTACTTGTATAGATATTTTTATAATAAAATCATCGTTATTTTTACTTACTACCTCATCAAATATTACATCTGAATAAGAATCACCAATTATACATAAATCATTAGCTTCAATAAATTTCACCAATTTTTTATATAAAATTGGTGTTTTATCAAAATACCCTTTAATATATCCAACTGCGTATAGTCCCTTAGGCTTTACAATTATATTTTCATTAGAATCATCTCTATTAACCTTAGTATAGTAATAATCATAGCCAGTATAATCCTTTTTATGTAATTTATAACGGCTTATAATAATGCCTAGTGGGTAGCCTATGTATAAATCATTTTTATAACAATAATCTAGATGATCCAGATAACAATTTAAATCATAGGAATCATAACTAATGTTTACTGGCTTACTAAGTAGTAGATACTCTTCATCTTGTTCTTCAACTATTATATCAGTATTAAAACTTTCACCTTCTTTAATAAGGTTAATTTTATTAAAAAGTATTTCTTGTTTTCTTCTTAAACTATTTATTTCTTTTTCGATTTCTTCATATTTATTTCTAAAAAGATTTAAGATTCTTTCTGGATTTCTATTATCCATTAAATTTTTAATATCTTTAAGAGGCATACCTATTTCTTTTAAAGTATATATAACACTAAATAAATCTAACTGATACTCAGAATAGTATCTATAGCCATTATCTTCTACTTTCTCAGGTTTAAAAAGTCCTATTTCGTCATAGTGAAATAAAGTTTTTTTATTTATTTTAAATAGCTTAGCAAATTCTCCTGTAGAAAAATATCTTTTTTCATTTATACTCATTTTTATTATTCTCCTTATTGACTATCCTGTAACAGGATACTTTATTATATATTAGTGAAATAAATATATCAAGGAGGTAATGATGAGTAATTCATTAGAAAATAAGATAAGCTTGACATCTTTAATTAAATATACATTTCCAACAGTTGTTATGATGGTATTTTTCTCGTTGAGTACAATCATAGATGGAATTTTTGTATCTAGATATGTTGGGGCAAATGCATTATCTGCAACTAATATTGTTTACCCTGTAATAAATATTTTAATAGGTATAAGTGTAATGTTTGCAACTGGGGGAAATGCCATTGTAGCAAAATTTATGGGGGAAGGAAAAAATCAAGAAGCTAAAGAAACTTTTACCCTTATTACATTAAGTGCATTAACAACTGGATTGATAGTAGCGGTATTATCTATTATATTTATAAAGGATATAATTTACGCTTTAGGAGCAACTGATAGTTTATATAAAAATTGTTATGATTATTTAGTTGTATTTTTAATTTTTGCACCTGTTATGATATCAAAACTGTTTTTTGATTATTTCTTAGTTACAGCAGGAGTGCCAAAATTAGGTCTTATAAGTTCAGTATCAGGAGGTATAATAAATATTATTTTAGACTATTTATTTATAGTTGAATTTAAAATGGGAGCATTAGGAGCAGCACTTGCTACTTGTATAAGCTATGCACTTCCTGCAATGGTTGGAGTTATTTATTTTTTAAGAAAAAGTAATGTCTTATGCTTTATAAAGCCTAAATTTAATATGAAATTGATTTTAGATAGCTGTATGAATGGATCTAGTGAAATGGTAACTCAAATGTCAGGTGCAGTTACAACATTTTTATATAATGCAGCAATGCTTAAGTTTTTAGGTGAAGATGGTGTAGCTTCTATAACAATAATAATTTATGTTCAGTTTTTATTAAACTCAGCTTATATAGGATTTACTTCAGGTGTATCACCTCGTATAAGCTATAATTATGGTAGTAAGGATGATGAACAGTTAAGAAAAATAGTAAAATATAGCTTTACGATTGTATCTGTATTTGCAGTTTTTATCTTTATATCATCCAGGTCTTTTTCAAATATTATAATAAGTATGTTTTCATCAAAAGGAACTGAATTATATGATATAACTTTCAATGGATTTATGATATTTTCATTTAATTTCTTAGTTGTTGGCATAAATATTTTTACTTCTGGAATGTTTACGGCATTTTCAAATGGTAAGATATCTGCAATGCTTTCTATTCTTAGAACGTTTATACTATTTACTATAGGTATTATAACTTTACCAAGCTTTTTAGGTGTAAATGGTGTATGGATGGTTGTTCCATTTGCTGAGTTCACAACGTTTATAATTTCTATGGTATTTATAAATAGATATAAAAAAATCTATATGTATGGCAAAAAAGATGAAAGTTTAAATTTAGCATAATATATATTTCAATTGAATAATTTTAAATTATTGCTCTTACTTATACTAAGGTGTAGGTGAGAGCTTTTTATATGAAATTATAGTATAATCAGGTTATAAGTATATTAAATTATAAAACTTGGTAAAATATATACATAATTAAAAAAGGAGAAGTTTATGAGAAAATATACTTTTAATACTAGAGAAGAAGTTGTAGAGTTTTTAGAAAAGCATAATTTTAAATACTATATCCCAAGAGTAGAAGAGTACATGAGCGCTATTAAAGATGACCTTAAATCTTATTATGTAGAGCTATCTGATTCTGGTGAAGTAAAAAACTGTGGAATTATATCTATAACGGGTGGAGCAGAACTTAAGGAAAATTTTTTTGATTTTAATAAGATTAATGAATTTAAAAATACTGCTTACAATAGACAATATAGAGAACAGAAATATAAAGAAGGAATTGAAAATGATTATTTTTAAATTAGTATCATAAAATATAATCTTTAAGTTATAACTAATTCAACTTTACTATAATAAATAAAAAAACTAGCTAGTTGAAATAGTATATTCCATTAGCTAGTTTTCTTATATTTTTAAAGTTTATAGTATTATGTAATTTACAATTTACTAATTTTCCATAGATTCCTTGTTTCTTTAAGAAATACATCAACATCCCAAGATTTTGAAGAGTTATATTTACTGTTTGGATCATTGATTTTTATTTTCCCATCACTAGTTAAACCAGTCAATACAAGAAAATGACCTGTTGAAGTAAAAGTATCAGGACCAACTGTTACAATAATTGGATTACCAGCTTCTAATGTTGATAAAATAGAAGACTTACTTAAAGATAATTCTTGACTATCTAAACCAAAGTGTCTAGCACCTGTAGATATTAGGCTCCAGCTAGAACCTACCCCTTCGACATAAAACCCATTATCATAGGCATAATTACTAACAACTAATGGATTAATATCAGTATTTCCAGTAAGTCCAACAGCAACCATTGATAAAGAGGTTGGAGCACAACCAGCAACAGCTATATAGTCATCTCCATATTTATCATATCCCCATTTTTCATCCCATTGTAAAAATAATGGAATTTCACCAGATTTATAATAATCTTTTATAGAAATACTTTTTTTATTTTTTTGTAAATGATCAGGATAATCATATACAAAATCCACCGTTTCTATATTCTTACTTAGTAATTCTAAAAGCTCACTAGGATATTTATCTATATTTTTTAATATAGAATTGATTTTAGAATTTGAATAAGCTTGTTTTTCTAAATTGTTAATAATTTCATTTCTTGTAATTAAAAAATATTTATTACTAGATTTATTTAAACTTATTTTTGAAAAAGTAATATAGATTAAAAATAATACTATAGTAGATAATATTATAACAACTCCTATACTAAATTTCTTTTTATACACGTTAATATTATGATTCATAAAAACCTCCATTTTGATTTATTAAAATTGTCATTTAAGAAAAACTAAAAAGTTTTAATTTATAAATTGATTATAGAGTTTAAATATTACACAAATTTAAATTAAATCTTAAGTTTTCTTAAGTTTTAAAAATGAGTTTAATAATATAAAGTTTTATATAAAAAGAAAATCAATAAATTTTTAAAGTTTTAAATTATAGGAATAATATTTACAGGAGTGGTTAATATATAATCAGATAGTTAATTAAATTTAATTATCAACCAACACTTACTATTAAAAATCTTGATGATATTTAAGCTTTTTAATAGTATCTTTGGAAGTGATGGCGACTAGATATTTGAAAAAATATCATATTAAATATACTGAGTTTAATAGATTTCCTCAGTCTATTAGGGTGCAGATAGCTTCAGTATAATACCCAAAGATTAGAACATAGGCTTAATTGCAAACTATATTTAATAAAAGTCATAGAGGATAAGGATGTAATTTATTTTACTCCTTGAAAAAGCACTGAATTTGAAGGCTTAGACTATCAAATCAGTGCTTTTTATTGTATAAACAAAGTATTATTTTATCTTTATAAATATATTTAAATTATTTTACGTTTTATAGTTTTTTACCTACACAAGCCATATAAATTACAAATTCATCTACTCCATCTAAATCTAGCATGTTATCAATTATATCTTGATCATAAATTCCAATAGCACAAGTACCATGGTTAAGAGATTCAGAAGCTATGTAAAGATTTTGACAAACATGCCCAATATCTATAAGTATTTTTTTATGTGCAGTTATATTAAATTTATGCTCACTTCTATATGGAATACAGCTCCAAGCAAATACAACAGCACTTTTAGATACAAAACCTTGAACAAAAGGCTGATTTGGAGTTGCTTTATCTATTGCATCATCTACATTGTTTAAAGATTTTATAAGTAAAAGTTTATGTTCTAGAGGTAAATATCTATAAACTCCACATTTTAAATTTTCAACATTATTTATTATTAAATATGTTTCAAAAGGATGAGTACAGCCAGCAGAAGGTACTGTTCTTAATGCACTTGATTTGTCTTTTACAGTTTGGATTCCTTGAGTAGCCCAAAGTAAATATGAA is a window from the Paraclostridium sordellii genome containing:
- the ureB gene encoding urease subunit beta encodes the protein MIPGEIITKDREIILNEGKKILTIKVENAGDRPIQVGSHFHFFEVNKLLKFNRKSSFGMRLNIPSGTSIRFEPGERKEVDLVELGGNKKAFGFNGLTEGQVNDDNLKKALEFESFKYFL
- a CDS encoding urease accessory protein UreF, with protein sequence MNKTIDKNIFLLLQINDALFPIGAYSHSYGLETYIQKNIVKDIDTVFKYLRCNLKTNILYTELLSISLAYDYAEDNKSNEIIRLEEIINASKIPSEIRLASQKLGSRFIKTVEAIEINTKSQIFNNYIKASKEIQPTHAVAYGVFCSAVGIEKMKAIEGFLYSYTSSTITTCVKSIPLSQTHGQRLLYKSYEIFEEILSILPSLTLKDLCISTPGFDIRCMQHETLYSRLYMS
- a CDS encoding C39 family peptidase — translated: MNHNINVYKKKFSIGVVIILSTIVLFLIYITFSKISLNKSSNKYFLITRNEIINNLEKQAYSNSKINSILKNIDKYPSELLELLSKNIETVDFVYDYPDHLQKNKKSISIKDYYKSGEIPLFLQWDEKWGYDKYGDDYIAVAGCAPTSLSMVAVGLTGNTDINPLVVSNYAYDNGFYVEGVGSSWSLISTGARHFGLDSQELSLSKSSILSTLEAGNPIIVTVGPDTFTSTGHFLVLTGLTSDGKIKINDPNSKYNSSKSWDVDVFLKETRNLWKISKL
- a CDS encoding urease accessory protein UreE, with translation MLVEKVIGKISDTKFTGKKVDYIDIEWHEAFKKLHKKISRNGLEVGIKLDNDILTRGLRQGDILGINEDTIIAVNIPHTKSLVINVDNPTLIPKVCYEIGNKHATLFRGETDNQFITIFDEPMKIMLEKLGVSVEEKEVKFDFEKSISSSINNHHH
- a CDS encoding SagB/ThcOx family dehydrogenase; translation: MDKISQNREFFKADFEILKQIKTDKQKGIPAPSFQKEYNSNSELIELPSVDKDILVKPNILDCINDRRSVRKYSNEKITLAELSYLLWATQGIQTVKDKSSALRTVPSAGCTHPFETYLIINNVENLKCGVYRYLPLEHKLLLIKSLNNVDDAIDKATPNQPFVQGFVSKSAVVFAWSCIPYRSEHKFNITAHKKILIDIGHVCQNLYIASESLNHGTCAIGIYDQDIIDNMLDLDGVDEFVIYMACVGKKL
- the ureG gene encoding urease accessory protein UreG, producing the protein MSYVKIGVAGPVGSGKTALIECLIRLMSKEYSIGVITNDIYTKEDAEFLSKNSILPRERIIGVETGGCPHTAIREDASMNLEAVDELSEKFPDLDIIFIESGGDNLSATFSPELSDATIFVIDVAEGDKIPRKGGPGITRSDLLVINKIDLAPYVGADLSVMDRDSRKMRKEKPFMFTNIRGLEGVDKIVDWIKSNVLLEGLK
- a CDS encoding MATE family efflux transporter, coding for MSNSLENKISLTSLIKYTFPTVVMMVFFSLSTIIDGIFVSRYVGANALSATNIVYPVINILIGISVMFATGGNAIVAKFMGEGKNQEAKETFTLITLSALTTGLIVAVLSIIFIKDIIYALGATDSLYKNCYDYLVVFLIFAPVMISKLFFDYFLVTAGVPKLGLISSVSGGIINIILDYLFIVEFKMGALGAALATCISYALPAMVGVIYFLRKSNVLCFIKPKFNMKLILDSCMNGSSEMVTQMSGAVTTFLYNAAMLKFLGEDGVASITIIIYVQFLLNSAYIGFTSGVSPRISYNYGSKDDEQLRKIVKYSFTIVSVFAVFIFISSRSFSNIIISMFSSKGTELYDITFNGFMIFSFNFLVVGINIFTSGMFTAFSNGKISAMLSILRTFILFTIGIITLPSFLGVNGVWMVVPFAEFTTFIISMVFINRYKKIYMYGKKDESLNLA
- a CDS encoding urease accessory protein UreD; this encodes MNCISNKYIKTSKVNITTLNKYGKTILDDIYFTAPFKVSQPFYKEDNSIKVIIMSSSAGIMAGDIQEYNITVEDNTNIEVTSQSYEKIHKMEEGDAHRKCNIIVGSNSLLKYKPLPTIPFKDSAFNSNMSITLKDKSSRLILIDIISCGRVAFGESFEYKYYKSYTEVKCCDKLVYIDNTFYDSSIIDLSNFGMFEGYSHLANMLICNFGDPIEKLDLVRVIIENNEDINGGATLTQSKDISIKVFGYSAQKLISVSEEISEIFENIY
- the ureC gene encoding urease subunit alpha, yielding MSYKMSGKKYASMFGPTTGDKIRLADTDLIIEVEKDYTVYGDEIKFGGGKTLRDGMGQCVHINSEEGALDLVITNALIVDSTGIFKADIGIKNGNIVGIGKSGNPDIMDGVNENMIVGASTEAISAEGLIVTAGGIDTHIHFISPQQVNTALCSGITTMIGGGTGPADGSNATTCTPGPWNIEKMLKASEEYPMNIGLFGKGNCSSEEPLIEQIKSGIIGLKIHEDWGATPKVIDTCLTVADKYDIQVAIHTDTLNEGGCIEDTMNAIAGRTIHTFHTEGAGGGHSPDIIKAASYGNILPASTNPTMPYTLNTIDEHLDMLMVCHHLDKKIEEDVAFADSRIRPETIAAEDILQDLGVFSIMSSDSQAMGRVGEVITRTWQSAHKMKNQRGHLSEDNKENDNYRVKRYIAKYTINPAIAHGISNYVGSVEEGKFADLVIWNPAFFGIKPDIILKGGMIIEAKMGDPGASIPTPEPIMYRSMFGAHGSAKYDTCITFVSKDAYENGVKEKLNLQKKILPVENCRNIGKKDMVLNNATPEITVDPESYTVKADGILLTCEPAEKLPLAQLYNLF
- a CDS encoding MerR family transcriptional regulator; amino-acid sequence: MSINEKRYFSTGEFAKLFKINKKTLFHYDEIGLFKPEKVEDNGYRYYSEYQLDLFSVIYTLKEIGMPLKDIKNLMDNRNPERILNLFRNKYEEIEKEINSLRRKQEILFNKINLIKEGESFNTDIIVEEQDEEYLLLSKPVNISYDSYDLNCYLDHLDYCYKNDLYIGYPLGIIISRYKLHKKDYTGYDYYYTKVNRDDSNENIIVKPKGLYAVGYIKGYFDKTPILYKKLVKFIEANDLCIIGDSYSDVIFDEVVSKNNDDFIIKISIQVNY
- a CDS encoding AmiS/UreI family transporter encodes the protein MLGVCLLYVGMVLINNGITRLYKIDGKSSSIMNIFTGLLSIVINIISLVKGDYYSAGTGLLFGFTYLFVAINGIYKLDQRPFGWYSLFVAINTVPFAIVDYNNGDWKMTTIWLLWGILWFTGFLENVCKKNLEKYVPYLSIFEGIFTGWIPGLLMILNIWN